The Thalassophryne amazonica chromosome 6, fThaAma1.1, whole genome shotgun sequence genome includes a region encoding these proteins:
- the rbbp8l gene encoding uncharacterized protein rbbp8l isoform X1, producing the protein MEGFTELLHKLREAHEREVEGWQVRVQELSNKKGCDTKRMEELFSKNQQMKEQQRLLTENIKTLENRLRAGLCDRCTVTQEVAKRRQQEFEASQIQNFQHITMLVGESNNLKRENKKLRDELRTVRAAFDRGRSEHPSNSATTTEVKPNGSPDLSPSPVALVTTATSRATNQPADGDMLIKNESNQRAEDGLSEHRQVRGWSRGHFDSYKPLAVTTPMSGPWRTEHIVTRGGERRTQNVEASDQRPPHPSQSLLLKNSSSSSTTGELNHSRHVLHAPVPCRPHPIKSGPVAVPWHLSEPSDWVTLTVVPTGSTTGSMVMPSSPKTNVPRFPNLIPPSQHANPSNNRRHVLGTSWPKQVNSQPPVKEPALVFRLKSLLEDGECQNKIQEKKEMSSSKPERASWEGLKEGCEGPLDLSDRGRTKTIHPQRNDVTLALQTGQKVEEVPERDIKTNPSAFVPVTSSPIIIASSSSTPQNTPSEEEGSSEHNHKLTSDKEQKEEVNGKMDQNNEKKVPVLTISLRPVVVLESLNSALQKQESLSSNDKSSSPPAEPGSTSEDQDGDDSDSGQESKQSCKRKRVSVEIDTDRDSETDSFRRDRKFKITVRPEEKTGQHKKS; encoded by the exons tgataCAAAGCGAATGGAGGAGCTGTTCTCTAaaaaccagcagatgaaagaacAGCAGAGACTGCTCACCGAGAACATCAAGACACTTGAAAACAG GCTAAGGGCGGGTCTGTGCGACCGATGTACAGTTACTCAGGAGGTAGCCAAGAGAAGACAGCAGGAGTTTGAAGCATCACAGATACAAAATTTCCAGCACATCACGATGCTGG TGGGAGAATCGAACAACTTGAAAAGGGAGAACAAGAAACTGAGAGATGAGCTCAGGACTGTGAGAGCAGCATTCGA TCGAGGCCGCAGTGAGCATCCTTCAAACAGTGCCACCACCACAGAGGTCAAACCTAACGGCTCTCCTGACCTTTCACCTTCACCTGTAGCCCTTGTCACCACAGCAACCAGCAGAGCCACCAATCAGCCAGCAGATGGCGATATGTTAATAAAAAATGAGTCAAATCAAAGAGCTGAAG ATGGACTGTCTGAACACAGACAAGTGAGAGGATGGAGCCGAGGTCACTTT GACTCATACAAGCCTCTTGCTGTGACAACTCCCATGTCCGGACCTTGGAGGACAGAACACATTGTAACTCGTGGTGGAGAGAGAAG AACTCAAAATGTAGAGGCATCAGACCAGCGACCCCCCCACCCTTCTCAGTCATTACTTTTAAAGAACAGTTCTTCCTCATCTACCACTGGAGAATTGAACCACAGCAGACATGTGCTTCATGCCCCTGTCCCCTGCCGTCCTCATCCTATCAAGAGTGGCCCTGTTGCTGTCCCCTGGCATTTATCTGAACCCTCTGATTGGGTTACTTTGACTGTTGTCCCGACTGGCAGTACCACGGGCAGTATGGTGATGCCGTCTTCACCCAAAACAAATGTCCCCCGTTTCCCCAACTTGATTCCACCTAGCCAACATGCCAACCCTTCCAACAACAGAAGGCATGTTTTGGGAACTTCCTGGCCCAAACAGGTGAACTCTCAGCCCCCTGTCAAAGAGCCAGCACTGGTGTTCAGGTTGAAGAGTCTGCTTGAGGATGGAGAGTGTCAAAACAAAATCCAGGAGAAAAAGGAAATGTCATCCTCTAAGCCTGAGAGGGCCTCTTGGGAAGGGCTCAAAGAAGGGTGTGAGGGGCCTCTGGACCTTTCAGATCGAGGGAGGACCAAAACCATCCATCCGCAAAGGAATGATGTGACTCTAGCCTTACAGACAGGACAAAAAGTGGAAGAAGTCCCTGAGAGGGATATAAAGACAAACCCTTCAGCATTTGTACCAGTGACATCGTCACCTATTATCATTGCCTCGTCTTCCTCTACACCCCAAAACACCCCATCAGAAGAAGAGGGTTCTAGTGAGCACAATCACAAG TTAACCAGTGACAAGGAGCAGAAAGAGGAAGTGAATGGCAAGATGGACCAAAACAATGAGAAGAAGGTGCCTGTCCTAACTATATCTTTACGACCAG TAGTAGTCCTGGAGAGTCTGAACTCTGCACTGCAAAAGCAGGAATCCTTatcatcaaatgacaag TCATCTTCACCTCCAGCTGAGCCAGGAAGCACCTCAGAGGATCAGGATGGGGATGACAGCGACTCAGGGCAAGAGAGCAAACAGAGCTGCAAGAGGAAGAGGGTGTCTGTGGAGATCGATACCGACAGAGACTCCGAAACAGACA GCTTCCGTCGTGACAGAAAGTTCAAGATCACAGTGCGGCCTGAAGAAAAGACAGGACAACACAAAAAGTCctaa
- the rbbp8l gene encoding uncharacterized protein rbbp8l isoform X2: MEGFTELLHKLREAHEREVEGWQVRVQELSNKKGCDTKRMEELFSKNQQMKEQQRLLTENIKTLENRLRAGLCDRCTVTQEVAKRRQQEFEASQIQNFQHITMLVGESNNLKRENKKLRDELRTVRAAFDRGRSEHPSNSATTTEVKPNGSPDLSPSPVALVTTATSRATNQPADGDMLIKNESNQRAEDGLSEHRQVRGWSRGHFDSYKPLAVTTPMSGPWRTEHIVTRGGERRTQNVEASDQRPPHPSQSLLLKNSSSSSTTGELNHSRHVLHAPVPCRPHPIKSGPVAVPWHLSEPSDWVTLTVVPTGSTTGSMVMPSSPKTNVPRFPNLIPPSQHANPSNNRRHVLGTSWPKQVNSQPPVKEPALVFRLKSLLEDGECQNKIQEKKEMSSSKPERASWEGLKEGCEGPLDLSDRGRTKTIHPQRNDVTLALQTGQKVEEVPERDIKTNPSAFVPVTSSPIIIASSSSTPQNTPSEEEGSSEHNHKLTSDKEQKEEVNGKMDQNNEKKVPVLTISLRPVVLESLNSALQKQESLSSNDKSSSPPAEPGSTSEDQDGDDSDSGQESKQSCKRKRVSVEIDTDRDSETDSFRRDRKFKITVRPEEKTGQHKKS, from the exons tgataCAAAGCGAATGGAGGAGCTGTTCTCTAaaaaccagcagatgaaagaacAGCAGAGACTGCTCACCGAGAACATCAAGACACTTGAAAACAG GCTAAGGGCGGGTCTGTGCGACCGATGTACAGTTACTCAGGAGGTAGCCAAGAGAAGACAGCAGGAGTTTGAAGCATCACAGATACAAAATTTCCAGCACATCACGATGCTGG TGGGAGAATCGAACAACTTGAAAAGGGAGAACAAGAAACTGAGAGATGAGCTCAGGACTGTGAGAGCAGCATTCGA TCGAGGCCGCAGTGAGCATCCTTCAAACAGTGCCACCACCACAGAGGTCAAACCTAACGGCTCTCCTGACCTTTCACCTTCACCTGTAGCCCTTGTCACCACAGCAACCAGCAGAGCCACCAATCAGCCAGCAGATGGCGATATGTTAATAAAAAATGAGTCAAATCAAAGAGCTGAAG ATGGACTGTCTGAACACAGACAAGTGAGAGGATGGAGCCGAGGTCACTTT GACTCATACAAGCCTCTTGCTGTGACAACTCCCATGTCCGGACCTTGGAGGACAGAACACATTGTAACTCGTGGTGGAGAGAGAAG AACTCAAAATGTAGAGGCATCAGACCAGCGACCCCCCCACCCTTCTCAGTCATTACTTTTAAAGAACAGTTCTTCCTCATCTACCACTGGAGAATTGAACCACAGCAGACATGTGCTTCATGCCCCTGTCCCCTGCCGTCCTCATCCTATCAAGAGTGGCCCTGTTGCTGTCCCCTGGCATTTATCTGAACCCTCTGATTGGGTTACTTTGACTGTTGTCCCGACTGGCAGTACCACGGGCAGTATGGTGATGCCGTCTTCACCCAAAACAAATGTCCCCCGTTTCCCCAACTTGATTCCACCTAGCCAACATGCCAACCCTTCCAACAACAGAAGGCATGTTTTGGGAACTTCCTGGCCCAAACAGGTGAACTCTCAGCCCCCTGTCAAAGAGCCAGCACTGGTGTTCAGGTTGAAGAGTCTGCTTGAGGATGGAGAGTGTCAAAACAAAATCCAGGAGAAAAAGGAAATGTCATCCTCTAAGCCTGAGAGGGCCTCTTGGGAAGGGCTCAAAGAAGGGTGTGAGGGGCCTCTGGACCTTTCAGATCGAGGGAGGACCAAAACCATCCATCCGCAAAGGAATGATGTGACTCTAGCCTTACAGACAGGACAAAAAGTGGAAGAAGTCCCTGAGAGGGATATAAAGACAAACCCTTCAGCATTTGTACCAGTGACATCGTCACCTATTATCATTGCCTCGTCTTCCTCTACACCCCAAAACACCCCATCAGAAGAAGAGGGTTCTAGTGAGCACAATCACAAG TTAACCAGTGACAAGGAGCAGAAAGAGGAAGTGAATGGCAAGATGGACCAAAACAATGAGAAGAAGGTGCCTGTCCTAACTATATCTTTACGACCAG TAGTCCTGGAGAGTCTGAACTCTGCACTGCAAAAGCAGGAATCCTTatcatcaaatgacaag TCATCTTCACCTCCAGCTGAGCCAGGAAGCACCTCAGAGGATCAGGATGGGGATGACAGCGACTCAGGGCAAGAGAGCAAACAGAGCTGCAAGAGGAAGAGGGTGTCTGTGGAGATCGATACCGACAGAGACTCCGAAACAGACA GCTTCCGTCGTGACAGAAAGTTCAAGATCACAGTGCGGCCTGAAGAAAAGACAGGACAACACAAAAAGTCctaa